The genomic window CTTCGACGACTTCTTCGTAGAGGTTCTTCACCAGAAAGCGCCGGATCTCGTAGTGCGGCGTCCTCGACGTCAAAGCCGCGATCCAGCGCGGGAACGCGTGGACGAAATGAATGAACTCTCTCACGTGCGCTCTTAAATGCTCGATCCGCACCTCGTCGCTCGCCGAGAACCGGAACCACCGTCCGGTATTTTTCAAAAGCTCGCCGACGCACTCTTCGAGCGCCTTGTGGTAATCCGCTTCAGTTTGCGCCATGCGAAAAATAGTTTTCATGCTTCGACTGGCTCAGCATGAACGGAAATAGATCAACTGTTTCAAGGTATCCACCGTTCGTCCTGAGCGTGTCGAAGGGCGAACGGCAAGTTTTTCAACAGTTTCGTTGAACCTTTTCACTATCCGCCGTTTTTATCTTGCCGATATCTTTCATACAGCACGTCCTGCCACGAGAAAGTCTGGCTGCCGGGGCGCGTCCCTGCCACCGCCCGCTCGACTTGGAGCCGCATGCCCGGATAGTCGGCTTCCTCTACAAGCCCGAGACCGTAAAGCTTCTGGAGCAGCATCTCGCCTTCGGGGCCGTGCTCGCCCAGATCGGCCGCGATATGCAGGTCGAAATATTCGAGAACGTCTTCAGGAAATCTGTAGCGCTCGCGTAAGGTGTCGCGCCAGCGCTTCACAAAATAGCCCACGAATCCCTCCAACATCCAGCGCACCGCGGTTTGCGCCGGGCGCTGCGTCCGGTAGGCCAGGGCCGTGTTGAATTGGATCTCGATCTCGGGGATCGGCCTGGCGAAGAGGAGATCCTCTCTTTTCAATCCCAAATACTCGGCGTACTTGATGTAGGTTCGTCCGTGGCC from Candidatus Binatia bacterium includes these protein-coding regions:
- a CDS encoding iron-containing redox enzyme family protein, translating into MTEAATGFRTFESFKSWFEKQTSNHPFKTGERMGRFYDDFFQGKVPVEFLREFACQYYIFIQLTNANVTWALLNHVDLWRRHPDLYSIVAAKIGSELCDPAPGGHGRTYIKYAEYLGLKREDLLFARPIPEIEIQFNTALAYRTQRPAQTAVRWMLEGFVGYFVKRWRDTLRERYRFPEDVLEYFDLHIAADLGEHGPEGEMLLQKLYGLGLVEEADYPGMRLQVERAVAGTRPGSQTFSWQDVLYERYRQDKNGG
- a CDS encoding iron-containing redox enzyme family protein yields the protein MKTIFRMAQTEADYHKALEECVGELLKNTGRWFRFSASDEVRIEHLRAHVREFIHFVHAFPRWIAALTSRTPHYEIRRFLVKNLYEEVVEDPIAGAPHYEFMLRLGEGTGLSRAEIENSTPSPA